AAGCGGCGCCAAAGCGGTATCGATCTTGTCGGCAACTAGCGTATAGAATTCGGGAACATTCGGGCTCTTGGAACTCGGAATTTCTTCAAAGGCTCGAATAAATAAACCTGAAGCACCGGCCGCCGACAAAATATCGCCAACCGTCCAGCTGCAGGCGAGCACTTTGCCGAGACCTTCTCTCTCTTCCTCCGGCAGCAGCTTGGCGAAGGCAACTTCGCCTTCCTTAATCCCTTTTTCAAAGTAATTGCCGCTTGGCTCAGTAAGATTTCCCGTGGTTACCCAAGCCCTTGCAAAAGGATGGAAATCCGTCAGCAGAAATCTTCCGTTCGTGCGCAGCCTCCGGCGGACAACATCAAAGATCGCATAAAGATCGGAGAAGTAATGCAGGACGCCAAACTCCATCAGAACGATATCGAATTGCCCCAGCTCTTCCTCATCCGGAATAGACAGGGCATCCGAGCAGATGTAGTTCAGCTTGACTTGGGCCGCAGCCGCAACATCCAGCGCATACCTCTGATTTTCCGCCGATAAATCCACGACCGTAACCTCTGCGCCTTGCATGGCAAACGCGATCGCTTTTCTGCCATGCGAACCCAGCAGATTAAGCACTCGCTTCCCTGCCGGATTTCCTATGTACTTCAGCCAATAACGCAGATTATGGCTGCCCGTCTGTCTTAACGTCTCGGCCAATTCAGCCGGAGTACCGTATTGCCGAACCCATGCTTCATAAGCCTTCGTCTCCCAAGCAATCTTGTTTGCCTTCACTAAACGTTCCTGCAACCCGATCTCTCCTCTCCTGATAGACGGCTTCGAGAAACTTCCAAAGCTAAACTTCCAAAGATAACCAGATCTATTATATACGAGACGGTACTTGGCAAAAAGAAAAAAATCCGCCTTGAGCGGATTTCTGTTCAAATTAAAGATGGCGAACCCCGTCGGAGTTCGCCATTCGTTTATTTACGTTACACGGTATCCAATCTGAACAAAGC
This region of Paenibacillus sp. JDR-2 genomic DNA includes:
- a CDS encoding class I SAM-dependent methyltransferase, which gives rise to MQERLVKANKIAWETKAYEAWVRQYGTPAELAETLRQTGSHNLRYWLKYIGNPAGKRVLNLLGSHGRKAIAFAMQGAEVTVVDLSAENQRYALDVAAAAQVKLNYICSDALSIPDEEELGQFDIVLMEFGVLHYFSDLYAIFDVVRRRLRTNGRFLLTDFHPFARAWVTTGNLTEPSGNYFEKGIKEGEVAFAKLLPEEEREGLGKVLACSWTVGDILSAAGASGLFIRAFEEIPSSKSPNVPEFYTLVADKIDTALAPLYPNLNEEK